CGCAGTGGCCCCGTCAATGCTGGCTCGCCCTTCGAACTGCGCGTGCTCACCACCGCGGCCGAGAGCACCTACGCGGGAGTGGTGCGGCTGGTGCAATCCGCCCAGGCCTCCAAGGCCCCCTTCGTGCGCATGGCGGACCGCTACGCGCTGCTCTTCGTCCCCTTCACCCTCGCCCTGGCCGCCCTGGCCTGGGTGCTGTCGGGCGACCCGGTGCGCGCCCTCTCCGTGCTGGTGGTGGCCACGCCCTGCCCCCTCCTGCTCGCCGTGCCGGTGGCCATCGTCTCCGGCATCTCCCGGGCCGCCCGACGCGGTGTGCTCATCAAGGATGGGACCGCCCTGGAGACGCTCGCCCGTGCCCATGTCCTGCTGTTCGACAAGACCGGCACCCTCACCACCGGGCAGGCCCGGCTCACGGCCATCGAGATCACGGGCGACACGGATCCCGCGGAGCTGCTGCGGCTGAGCGCCTCCCTCGAGCAGGTGTCCCAGCACGTCATGGCCAGCACCATCGTCTCCGCCGCGCGCGAGCGAGGCCTGTCCCTGTCGCTACCCACCGACTCCTCGGAGGCTCCGGGCGCCGGGATGAGCGGCGTGGTGGAGGGCCGCCGGCTGAAGCTCGGCCTGCATGACTTCGTGGAGGGCCCGGGTCCTCCCTCCCCCTGGGCCCGCACGGTGCTGCGGCGCATGGGCTACGAGGGGTGCTCGGGCGTCTTCGTCTCCATCGACGGCCGGCTGGCCGGAGCGCTGCTGCTCGCGGATGAGATCCGCCCCGAGACCCCCCGGGCACTGCGCCTGTTGCGCGAGGCTGGGGTGGACCGGTTCGTCATGGTGAGCGGGGACCGGGCGGACGTGGTCGAGAGCATCGCCGCGGCACTGGGTGTGGATGGGGTGCTCGCCGAGCGCAGTCCCCAGGACAAGGTGCGCGCCGTGCTCACCGAGCGCTCCGCGGGTGTCACCCTCATGGTGGGTGATGGCATCAACGACGCGCCCGCGCTGGCGGCCGCCGACGTGGGCGTGGCCATGGGCGCGCGCGGCTCCGGAGCCTCCTCCGAGGCCGCGGACGTGGTGGTGCTGGTGGACCGGTTGGATCGGCTCGTGGAGGCGCTGCTCGTGGCCCGGCGCGCACGCGCCATCGCGTTGCAGAGCATGCTGATGGGCATGGGCCTGTCCCTGGTGGCCATGGGCTTCGCGGCCGTCGGCATGCTGGGCCCGGTGGCGGGGGCGCTCCTGCAGGAGGGCATCGACGTGGCGTCCATCCTCAACGCCCTGCGGGCATTGGGTGGGGGCGGTCCGCGTCCGGTGCACCACGCGCTCCCGGCCGAGACGGTGCGCCAGCTACGGGCCGAGCACCAGGAGCTGCGCCCCGTGCTCGATCGCATCCAGGCCCTGGCGGATCGGCTGGATGCGCTCGAGCCGCGGCGGCAGCGCTCCGAGCTGCTGGCGCTCGAGGGGTTGCTGTGCAGCCGGTTGCTGCCCCACGAGCGCCGCGATGACACCGAGCTCTATCCCACCCTGGCCCCGCTGTTGGGGGGAGAGGATCCGCTGGGCAGCATGAGCCGCACCCACCGGGAGATCGCCCACCTCGGGCGGCTCTACCAGCGGCGGGTATCGGACCTGCCCGAGGAGGGGCCGGATCCCGCCGAGCGACGGGAGTTGCGCCGGCTCCTCTATGGGCTGGGCGCCATCCTCCAGCTCCACTTCGCCCAGGAGGAGGAACTCTTCCAGACCGTCTCCTGAGCGCTCCGGCATGGCTACCTTCAGGGGCGAGGCCCCCGGACGTGGCCATCTCGAGGGCCAGGAGGAAGACCATGGCGTCGGCGCTCCTCATGGATCTCTATGAGTTGACCATGGTGGATGCCTACCTCTCGGAGGGGCTCCAAGACGAGGCGGCCTTCAGCCTCTTCGTCCGCCGGCTGCCCGCGCGCCGCAACTACCTGCTCGCCTGCGGACTGGAGCAGGCCCTCACGTACCTGGAGACACTCCGCTTCTCTCCGGAGGAGCTCGCCTGGCTGGAGTCACTGGGGCGCTTCTCCCGGCGGCTGCTGGACTGGCTGGAGCACTTCCACTTCACCGGCGACGTGCACGCGGTGCCCGAGGGAACACCCCTCTTCGCCGAGGAGCCCCTGCTGGAGGTCATCGCCCCGTTGCCCGAGGCGCAGCTCGTGGAGACGGCCCTCATCAACCAGGTGCACCTGCAAACGCTGGCGGCGTCCAAGGCGGCCCGGGTGGTGGAGGCGGCGGGGGGACGGCCCGTGGTGGATTTCGGGGTGCGGCGCATGCACGGAGAAGACGCGGGCCTCGAGGTGGCGCGTGCCGCCCATGTCGCCGGAGTGGGCGCCACGTCCAACCTGCTGGCCGGCCAGCGCCATGGCATTCCGGTGGCGGGCACCATGGCGCACAGCTACGTCCAGGCGCACGACGACGAGCTGGCCGCCTTCCGCGCCTACGTCCGCCGCTTCCCGGAGACGACGCTCCTGGTGGACACGTACGACACGCTGGAGGGCGTGCGGAAGGTGGTGCGGCTGGCTCGGGAGCTCGGCCCGGACTTCCAGGTGCGCGCGGTGCGATTGGACTCGGGAGACCTGGTGGCCCTGTCACACGCGGCGCGCTGCCTGCTGGATACCGCGGGGCTGGCGCACGTCCAGATCTTCGCGAGCGGCGGGTTGGACGAGGACGAGGTGGCGCGGCTGCTCGCGCACCACGCGCCCATCGACGCCTTCGGCGTGGGCACGGCGATGGGCGTCTCCGCGGACGCGCCCGCGCTGGACATGGCCTACAAGCTGGTGGAGTACGCGGGCCACGGGCGGCTCAAGCTGTCGACGGGCAAGGTGCTGCTGCCCGGGCGCAAGCAGGTGTTCCGCGAGGAGGAGGACGGCGTGGCCCGGCGGGACGTGCTCGCCCGTCACGGCGAGGCGCTGCCGGGCCGGCCGCTGCTGCGGCGGGTGATGCACGCGGGCCGGCGGCTGTCGGATGCCTCGCCCCCGCTCGCGACCATCCGGGCGCACGCTCGGGAGGAGTTGGGACGCCTGCCCCGGGAGGTGCGGCGGCTGGAGCCCGCGCGGCCTGCCTATCCGGTGGACGTGAGCACCGAACTGGGCGCGGCGCGACGGCAGGTGATCGCGGAGCTCCATGAGGCGTCACACGCTCCCTGACGTGGCACTTCCTCGACGGAGAGTCGGGGAAGTGCTTCCAGGTGCGCTCATCACGGCTTGGGTGCTGGGGTCTGCTGGTCGGGTGACTGCTGCTCTCCCGCCATGCAGTTCTCCATCCTCCGCGCCATCTGCTGGACCTGCTCCACCTGGTTGGGGTCCTTCGCCGTGAGCCGCACGACGGCACCGTCGGACGTCTGCTCGACCGAGACGTTGGCGATTTCGCTCATCACACAGTTCATGGGTCCCCGTTCCATCCCCGCTCCTCCCTGCCCCCCACCCTGGCCGGGCCATTGACCTCCACCCTGTCCGGGCCACTGACCCCCACCCTGACCCCCACCCTGGCCGGGCCATTGACCCCCACCCTGACCCCCACCCTGGCCGGGCCATTGACCCCCACCCTGTCCGGGCCCCTGACCCCCACCCTGGCCGGGCCATTGACCCCCACCCTGGCCGGGCCCCTGACCCCCACCCGGGGGACAGGGACAGCACCCGGAGGGGGGCTGGGGGGGCGTGTCCTGCAGGGCAAGGGCGGATGACCCCAGGAAGAGGGATGTGGCGAGCAGTGCTCCATATCGGGCCTTCATGATGGTGCCTCCATTCGTGGCGAGTGAGGCCTCTCACTCGCGCAAAGATAGAGCCCGGCGGAAATGAGCGGCTCGCCACGCCTCCCGGCCAGGAGGGAGGAATCCCGGGCGCTGTCTGCCCGCAAGCGCACTTCCCATCACCGCCAGAAGGCAGGCGAGCCCGTGCGCCAGTTGCCCGTGGCTGGATGGATCCCCAATGACGAGGGAGAGGGCTCTCCGTGCACATCCGAAAAGCCATCTCCACGGTTCGCGATCCAGCGCTCTCGCTGTGGCAATCCTGTCTTCACCGGGTGCTCGCACGCAGGAGCGGCGGACCCGCGTCAGGGGCGGGACTGGATGTCTCCACGGCGCATCCGGTGATGGAGGACGCGACCGCCGCCGCGATGGAGCACGCGGGCTGCCATGACCGGGAGGGTCCGCCGACCCTGCTCCAGCGGGCGAGTGTCTGCGGGCGGCTCGCCGCGCGGTGGGCTCTCGCGCGTTTCCATGGAGACCGGGAGGAAGCCCAGCGGCTGGAGAGCGAGGTGCGCTTCGCCTCGTGTGATCCGCTCTGGCTGGAGTCGGTGGTGGAGTACGAGCGCGCGCTTCTGCTCCATCGCCAGCCTTTCTACCGGCGCCACGACTCACTCACGGACTTCATCCTGCCAGACCTGCCGGATGAGGCGACGGTGGCCGTCATCGCGGACTGGGGCACCGGCATGCCAGACGCGCAGGCCCTGTTGGAGCAGGTGGCCCGCTTCTCTCCGGACGCCGTCATCCACCTCGGGGACATCTACTACTCGGGAACTCCGCACGAGGTGCGCGCCCACTTCCTCGATGTCTTCACGCGCGTCTTCGGCTCGCGCTGGCCCCGGGTGCTGTCGCTGTCCGGCAACCATGACCGCTACTCGGGCGGCGAGGGCTACCGGCAACTCCTGGAGGCGCTCGGCCAGCCAGCCAGCTACTTCTGTCTGCGCAACCGCTCCTGGCAATTGATGGGCATGGACACCGGGCTGCATGACTTCAACCCGCGTGCCCTCGCGGACACGATGACGTGGCTCGAGGACTCGGAGGTGGCCTGGGTACTGGACAAGTTCCAGCACGCCGGGGGTCGGCGCTCCGTGCTGTTCTCGCATCACCCGCTCTTCTCGCTGGCGAGCGTGGGCCATGACTCCACGCGCCGGCCACTCGCCATCAACCCGCACCTGGGCGAGCCGCTGGCGAGCGTGCTCGGGGACGTGGCGCTCTGGCTCTGGGGACATGAGCACAACCTCCATGTCTACGAGCCCTACGCGGGCTTGACGCGAGGCCGGTGCATCGGCGCGGGCGCGGTGCCCACGCTGCGCCACGAGCAGTGGAACCACCCCGTGCCCGGCCTCCTCCCCGCTCCGGGAGAGAGCGGGCTGCCCCGGACGTTGCCCGGCGTGCGGCTCGGCAACGATGGCCTCTTCGACTGCCACGCCTATACCATCCTCAGGCTCGAGGGGCCCCGGCTCACCGCGCGCTACTACCAGATGGAGAACCGGCTGCTCGTCCCCGGCCGCGTGCCAGCGCCGGGCCCGCCGCTTCACGAGGAGACGATGACCTGAGGGTCGGGCTCAGGGCAGGAAGTACCCGTCCGAGAGCGTCCCGAGGAAGGCGACGAGGGCGTCCTCCTCCTCCGAGGTGAGGCCGAGGTTGCCCATCTCCTGCGTGTTGACGTTCAGCCCGACCTCGGGTGGGGGCCAGCAGTCGACGCCAGGGGTGCCGGGGTTCTCCGGCAGGCAGACGGGGAGCACATCGCGCGTGTTGTAGAAGTGGACGATGGACTTCAGGCTCTTGAAGTAGCCGTTGTGCGCGTAGGCCTTCACGAAGTCGGGCCGGGGCCGCTTGTCCACGTTGCGCAAGGTGGGCACCTTCTGCCGCCCGAGGTTGCCTCGCGCGTACTGCCGCCACTCCGGGCGCGTCACCAGGAAGTCCGCCACTCCGTAGTCTGTCCATGCCCGGC
Above is a window of Cystobacter fuscus DNA encoding:
- a CDS encoding metallophosphoesterase family protein, which gives rise to MHIRKAISTVRDPALSLWQSCLHRVLARRSGGPASGAGLDVSTAHPVMEDATAAAMEHAGCHDREGPPTLLQRASVCGRLAARWALARFHGDREEAQRLESEVRFASCDPLWLESVVEYERALLLHRQPFYRRHDSLTDFILPDLPDEATVAVIADWGTGMPDAQALLEQVARFSPDAVIHLGDIYYSGTPHEVRAHFLDVFTRVFGSRWPRVLSLSGNHDRYSGGEGYRQLLEALGQPASYFCLRNRSWQLMGMDTGLHDFNPRALADTMTWLEDSEVAWVLDKFQHAGGRRSVLFSHHPLFSLASVGHDSTRRPLAINPHLGEPLASVLGDVALWLWGHEHNLHVYEPYAGLTRGRCIGAGAVPTLRHEQWNHPVPGLLPAPGESGLPRTLPGVRLGNDGLFDCHAYTILRLEGPRLTARYYQMENRLLVPGRVPAPGPPLHEETMT
- a CDS encoding heavy metal translocating P-type ATPase; this translates as MKISRNMSAGPLAVSAGGLLVGGIAWLFGNARVADLAWAVGTVPVLVVVAGSIVTALRQGNMGVDIIALLSMAGSLALGQFLAGIIIALMFSTGRALEDHARARARRELSALLGRAPKVATRYEDGGLEQVSVESLRPGDRLLIKGGEVIPVDGLVLSAEAVLDESALTGESLPVSHETGERVRSGPVNAGSPFELRVLTTAAESTYAGVVRLVQSAQASKAPFVRMADRYALLFVPFTLALAALAWVLSGDPVRALSVLVVATPCPLLLAVPVAIVSGISRAARRGVLIKDGTALETLARAHVLLFDKTGTLTTGQARLTAIEITGDTDPAELLRLSASLEQVSQHVMASTIVSAARERGLSLSLPTDSSEAPGAGMSGVVEGRRLKLGLHDFVEGPGPPSPWARTVLRRMGYEGCSGVFVSIDGRLAGALLLADEIRPETPRALRLLREAGVDRFVMVSGDRADVVESIAAALGVDGVLAERSPQDKVRAVLTERSAGVTLMVGDGINDAPALAAADVGVAMGARGSGASSEAADVVVLVDRLDRLVEALLVARRARAIALQSMLMGMGLSLVAMGFAAVGMLGPVAGALLQEGIDVASILNALRALGGGGPRPVHHALPAETVRQLRAEHQELRPVLDRIQALADRLDALEPRRQRSELLALEGLLCSRLLPHERRDDTELYPTLAPLLGGEDPLGSMSRTHREIAHLGRLYQRRVSDLPEEGPDPAERRELRRLLYGLGAILQLHFAQEEELFQTVS
- a CDS encoding nicotinate phosphoribosyltransferase, with the protein product MASALLMDLYELTMVDAYLSEGLQDEAAFSLFVRRLPARRNYLLACGLEQALTYLETLRFSPEELAWLESLGRFSRRLLDWLEHFHFTGDVHAVPEGTPLFAEEPLLEVIAPLPEAQLVETALINQVHLQTLAASKAARVVEAAGGRPVVDFGVRRMHGEDAGLEVARAAHVAGVGATSNLLAGQRHGIPVAGTMAHSYVQAHDDELAAFRAYVRRFPETTLLVDTYDTLEGVRKVVRLARELGPDFQVRAVRLDSGDLVALSHAARCLLDTAGLAHVQIFASGGLDEDEVARLLAHHAPIDAFGVGTAMGVSADAPALDMAYKLVEYAGHGRLKLSTGKVLLPGRKQVFREEEDGVARRDVLARHGEALPGRPLLRRVMHAGRRLSDASPPLATIRAHAREELGRLPREVRRLEPARPAYPVDVSTELGAARRQVIAELHEASHAP